From the Ochotona princeps isolate mOchPri1 chromosome 26, mOchPri1.hap1, whole genome shotgun sequence genome, the window CCTCTGCATCTCCCTATTGCTTTGCAATGCTGAGGTTAAATACCTACAATGTTTCATGTAGGCAACAAGCCTCAAATATATTGTCGTTTGTCTGCTGTCCTGAACGACcatgcctccttctctctccttctgcactTACAAGATACATTTTCAGACCTGTTTAACTcagaacttctcaaaaaaaaaaaaattctgaaatactgTTGCATTTACTGAAAGGTGCTGAAGGTAGTCTTTAAGTATGTACCCTTATATAATAATAGCAACTACTTGTTTCAAGCAATGAGGGCCACCAAACCAAATCATAAGGGCAAATTTTAACATATGCCAATGGCCACTGGTTAAAGAAAGAATTGAAATATACCTCCTACTTTAAACGTATAAGGAACTGTTAGCCAGAAAATGTGCTAACAACCAGTGATACATGAGTAACAGGGCCAAGAAAATGGTTGTTATAGTTTAACCACTGGCCTGGATAGCAGAATGACATGACATATGTGAAAACACAGCCTAAATTCCAGTTGAGAATGCAcactttgttgttttttaagaaaaacaataggTAAACACCACGTAGGCTGGCAGGCTTCCAGGAGACTGGCTTCCCCTCCGCCACCTTCAGAGTCCTCTCCCAGGCAGGGCTGTTGCTGTGTGGCGGAGAGGCATCCTCCTCACCACCGCTGCCTTCCAAACCAGAGGCAGGAAACAGCCGCGCTTCTGAAACAGACCTTTGGGGACAAGGTTCTACAGTTCCAAAAGAACATATATTAAAATGCCttacataaaaaaacaaaaccacaactaAACAAGCCAAATAAAAAATGCCTATCTCTTTGTTCTTACAAGGTGATTGGTCTATAAAGGTATCAGTAGATGGGGCCACGTAATACGGAACCAGGACTGAGGACAACAACAGAGGATCTGTGATTTCCAGGAGGGCTAGTACGGAGTTACCAGTTTCAAGGAGAAATATCAACCAGGTGAAGGGAAAATGGCAGACATGAGAGATGGTTTTTATCTTAAGAACCTTTTGCCCAAGACGGAATCTTTAAAATAGATCATTTTATAAAACTTATCTATGTTCTTATGATATTTAAATAAGTTAATGCAAAGTGGAAAATACGGTGTTAGttttcttcttcctcatcttctttAATTACTGGAGTacctgaaaacaaaaacagaaacttacTTCTGGTCACTCTTAACAGATTGCTCAAGTCAAAATAGTCTTGCATCGACCTGAGAAGCTCTGAGGTCATGGGCGGTGTGCCATAATCAAAATCATTTCAGAGGCTTGTAGGATGAAGGATAGCAAGTTAGCCTGTCACCTGGGAGATAAGCATCCCTTCTGAGCACGGGCtagagacctggctgctccatgtctaatccagctccctgttaaagcactgggaaagcagaggaagtcggcccaagtgcttgggtgcctgccatccacatgggagacccatttgaagctctaggctgctggctttggcctggcccagtcctcgctgttgtggtcatgtggggagccaatcagcagatgaaagatatctctctttttctctccctatatatagctctttcaaataaatatataaataattgaaaaataaatgacttcataaaataatctttttagttttgaatattttttagaaatctctcaaaattggaaaataaatacTTCTCTATTTAGGCCCCcaaattcagagccaggagcattatcaggtgtcagggactcaacatcctggaccatcctctacagcttccccaggtacattagcaggcagctgggtcaaaAATAGAtcagctggggggtggggagaacccaagtatctatgtaactgtgtcacataatacaatgtaattaatgaagttaaataataaataattaaaaaaaaaaatagatcagctgggcctggcacaacgcctagtggctaaatcctcgccttgcatccgtAAGgacccatatggacactgattcatgccccggctgctccacttcccattcagatccctgcctgtggccagagagggcaagagaggatggctcaaagccttgggatcctgcacccacatgggaggcccagaagaagctcctgactcctggctttggatcagctcagcttcagccattgcagccacttggggagtaaactagtggatacaagatctttctctctgtatctgttctgtgtatctttttccaataaaaataaatacatctctaaaaaagaaaaaaaaagtacagcacccaggacttaaaccagcactccaataaaGAACATAACTCAAGCAACAACTTTACTATGTCATAACGTTGGTTCCAATAACaattatgttaaaaaataatttctaatagTATTATCATCACACCCAATTTTTAATTACAAACAAGGTTTAATGAGGTTAATTAGCTCAATGTTACAAAAATTACTAAGTGGTGGGATTTAACTCAGTCAGTCAAgagcacctgccacatgaacaCCAGTCTCAGGTGCTGGGAAACTAACCCCCGCGCGCGGGAGGcggggtggtgggggtggtggtggtggtggtggtgtgtgtgtgtgtgtaagtaacaGGGTAGTtaagaggagaaagggaaagcaaATGCTGCAATTCTGATCCAATTGTGAAAAAGCACCTGCTTACAATTTATGTTTAATGATTCTACAAAACCATACCTTTGTAACTTGAGAATAAgttacttttgttttaaagttttaagattgttttttctttctgaaaggcagatttacagagggaaggagagacacacagagagatcttccacctactggttcactcctacatggctgcaaaggctggagatgagccgatcttaaaccaggagcttcctctaggttcccaagtgggtgcagggtcccaatgacattagccattctctgctgctttcccagaccactagcagggaagtggatgggaggatacgaactggtgcccacatgggataccagcacttgcaggcagaggattagtcaactgaaccattgtgctgggtccccaaGTCTACTTTTCTAATAAGTGTTCATATAGGGCTGATCTTACGCCAGTATAAATATGCTaggaatttttgttttatctcaCTCCAGCTCAGACCTAGACTATTAAATTTAATACAGACAGAAAATGACCTTGAAGATAATTTCCTTTAGTTTTGTTCCTTTCCATGATCCAATTCCAcagattcattattattattgttttaaccTAGAGGACGTTTCTGACCACTCAGTTTCACTTACCATCCAGTTTTTTCAGCCTGGGCACCCTCTTTGTTGCCTCTTCAATCCAGTTGCTCTCTGCTGAATGCTTCTCTTCTAAGGGGTTGCCTACAAACACGAGGTCTTCCAGGCACGGCAGTTCCGCCAGCTTCACGAATTCAGCTACAAGCACAAAGAGAATTTTCCACACTCAAATGTAGGTTTTACTGTTGCCAACCTTGGCACTGAGTTTCAATACCACTGCTTCTCATTTGTGACTAGTCAGAACACTCAGTTGTTTAAGATTTTCCAAAGGGTTTGGGAAATTCATATTATACGGAATCAGTCTCTCAAGACGTTATGGGGTAGGAGGGGTTTAGAATACATACACCTATGCTGATGCTAGCCAAGGGAAGGAATAAGGTGACCTGATGCTCAGTCAAGTGCAGCAACAAATCAGGCTCCAGTTACAGGGAATCCCAATGCTGTGTGCTCCATCAGTGTGGGCTAAGCTAAACTATGAAAGGgtttttcaatttctttgaaaaaaaattttttttgaagatttgtttacttgaaaggcagagttacaaacagcgaaaaagaggtcttctatctgctgattcactcctcagatggctccaACAGCTGCGGCagggcttgtctgaagccagcagccagaagtttcttctggatctcccatatgggtgcagaggcccaagcattgaggccagcttctactgctttcccaggtgcatcagcagggaactggatatgaagtggagcagcccaaatCTGAACTAGCAGCCATGTGGAATGCCAATACCActggtggcagctttatctgcaATGCCCTAGCACTGGCCCCTCTTTGAACTCTTACAGcaacttatttaaatttttattgtaggGCTTACATATAGTTTTATAATTATTAGCTCATTAAAAATTGTCATTCCTGGGCTCAGCGCCATggctgtgccaggatcccatatggatgccagttctaatcccggcagccccacttcccatccagctccctgcttgtggtctggaaaagcagtggaggacagcccaaagtcttggcaccctgcacccacatgggagacctggaaaaggttcctggttcctggcttcagattgctgacgcagcaccgactgttgtagtcacttggggagtgaatcatcggatggaagatcttcctctttgtctctcctcctctctgtatatctgactttgcaataaaaataaataaatcttttaaaaaaaagtccttccTCCGCCCTGCTGTGAACTCCTTGAGGACAGGGACAGAATCCTTGTTCAATGAACTCATGTATTTGTCACAGTGCAGGGCATGTAACGGTGAATTGCATATATGTAGAGTGaataatatgtaattttaaaaagcaaagcaatatAGATGGCAAATATATCTTCTACCCAAGAATTATTAGATATAAGATTTCTTCAGCCTTTGACCAATAAGCTATATTTTCCATAATTAAATGGAACCAGATCTATCCAGTTGTAATCATTCTCAGTAAGTATTGAAACACAAAAACTTAACTATTCAAAAGCTAAGAACTCCTAGCGTTACTTCTATAGAAAATACAAGAAACCCTCTGGCCGTTCCTGTGTGTTGAGGTAAATGCTCCCATTTTGTAACTCCCTTTGGGCTGGTTTCTATTGACAGAGGCGGAAGGCTGGTGAAGCGCTTACCCCAGTCTTTCACCAGGTTGTTAGACATGTAGAGaatcttcagtttcttcatcacaTGTATCCCTTTTAACTTCTCTATAAAATTGTAGGAAATCCAAAGTTCCTCCAATGtatctcccactgcttcctgaaaaagaaatcaataggACTCAcatgctgatttcttttttaaagatttttttttttttttattggaaggtcagatttacagcaagaaggagagacaaagacaaagatcttccgtcctctgactgactccccaagtggctgcaacagccggagctgagctggtctgaagccaggagcctcttctgggtctcccacgtgggtgcagggtcccaaggctttggtgcatcttcaattgctttcccagggcacgcagggagcaaaatgggaagtagggcagctgggacacacactggcgcCCGTTGTGGGATCTCGGTACATGCCAGGTCATGTGATTTTCAATCATTCCTTTTGTCTCCTGAAATATTGTATGCAGATCTATAAATACAAATATCTACTTTGCATTTTTTGCCACTTAATAATGGATCTTGCTTGCCAATTATTCCATTTCAACCCATACAGGTAAGCTCTTTCTTCTTGTTTCCCTAGATGCACTACTGACAGATAGTTCACTATTGACAAGACATTCAGACCATCGCAAGGAAAGCAGCTGGTCTAAAACTCCTAGATATAGCAAAGTCAGGACCAGTAAATGCCCATTTAGGACTTGGGTAGCTGTTCACCAACTGCCAAAGAATGCCTGTTCACTTCTCCATCACGAGTGGCAGCTTCTGGATCTTAAAATGAGAActatagggcccggtgcaatggcctagtggctaaatcctcactttacatgtgtcaggatcccacgtggacactggtttgttttatggctactccacttcccatccagctccaacttgtggtctgggaaagtaacagaggatggcccaaaaccctgggacccggcacccacattggagacctggaggaaattcctggctttggatcagctgagctccggcctttgcggccacttagaacgtaaaccagatggaagatctttctgtctctcctcctctctgtgtatctgactttccaacaaaaataaataaatctttaaaaaagtgagaaCAATAACAGCATGTACTTCATGTGTGTCTGATATAATACTTATAAATAAAAGTCTGCTGCATATTTAACTAATAATAACtgcaaaagcaaatgaaatagCGGGAACATATTCAGCAATGGATACTTTTCAGCAATACTAAATACTACCCAGAATCCAGTAAGAAAAAGATAAAGCCAAtagaaaaatggataaaaatatGTTTCATCAATCACCAAAAGATAAAATGTAAATGATTCATAAAGTTCAAAGTCATAATTAACTAGATAATGTAAACTAAAACACAAGTATTTTCCATTTTGCCTATCATATTggcagatatttaaaatactgAATAGCACTCAATGATGCTGAAGCaaggggaccagtgttgtggcataacggACTAAGCTACTGCCTTTAAAACCAGTGTCCCGTATTGGGACACTAGTCTCAGCTTTCCATTTTCAatatggctgggaaggcagcagaatatggcttCCATCAATGAAGGAGACCAAaacggagttcctggctgttgactgcagcctggcccagccccgactgttgcaagcatttggggagtgaacaagtgggtgaaagatcttcctctccctctctctgactctatttctttgcctttcaaaaagaataaaagaataaataaatacgatacataaatacatatgtaattcATACATAttatatcttaaaaatacatttacgATTAACATAGTTAAAAAGATCAAgtcttttaactaataaataaatacagtaaatcttaaataaaaatttgaagtggttaaaaatacagaaatatcaccaatggaaatttttttttaattaattattttgcattatgtgacagtttcataggctctgggaatccccccacccctccccacgcccctcccccctggtggattgctccactttgatgtagtattacagttcaaattcaatcaagattctttccttgcaaatgtataccaagcatagagtccagctacttattgtccagatgggttgaacagtttcttgacaCCAATGGAAATTTAAACCAACATAAGCATTGCAGGAACAATTTGAGGTGCCTATCAAAATAtcagtattttcaaaatttaagttATACCTCTCATTAGAAACTTTTAAATGGCTTTGCAAGTCATTTAGAAATAACACCTAACCCTTATCACAGCCTTAACAGCCTTAACAGCTGCTATgtgccccagcacctgcttcccCTGAACTCCTTCTCTTACTCAAGCTCCATGGCTGGGACATTCCACCGCCGTCGCTCAGACTGGAGCATTTGTCCACTGAGCTCTACAGCCTATAGCCTTACTTTTTGAGAGGACTTCTCATCAGTCTGCGTTTATTTCCCTGCATGGCAGCTGTCACTCCAATGTAGTACACACTTACCTTTTAGCCTGTCTTCTCCCACTGTCATGTAAGTAAGTACTCGCTGTGGCAGTAACGTTATTACTTCATACTCAGCTGTACCTCTAGCTGTAGTGCCAGGCTTAACTAGTTAAGAACTATgattttattgaataaataatataatatttaCATAATGAGCAAAAAATCAGATGCAAAACAACTTGGAAAGTGTAATTTCTACTCAGTTTGTAAAGTTTCTCCAATGCACAAGCATTATCTTCATGCTGATGGGAAAAAAGATGTGCTTAATAATAAACAACAACCTACCAGTCCATTTAAGTTCTTTATGTTGTTTCTTCCTAATGACAATATTCTCAAGTTCTCTGTGgtggaaagaaaaagcaattttgGTTTGAAAATCATATTATAAAACTTATATAAAGCTGCTGTAATAAAActttaatattatataatatacttATATATCAAGTTAAAAATTACTATGCTAACAAAATAGGTAAGGAAGTAGGAAATAGCATTGATCTATTATCTAAAGTAAACACTGCAACTATAATTTCATGTTATGtcaatataactttaaaaatagctACTTGGAGAGACAGTATGAGGATGTATTACTAGGTAACATCcatgtgtggtgccagcatcccttatcagaatgccagttcaaatgttggccgctctgcttctgatccagcttcctgctaatgcacctgggaaaaatatatgtttatttcacttatttgaaagacagaaagacagaaaaatatctcttctactagttcactccttaaaagcTTGCAACaccctgaagcagctgggactgagccagctcGAAGCCAAGACACAGACAGTACTTCAATCTGAGGAAACCacagtgtgggtgccagggactcaagcacttgagccatcatctgacaTCCAGGGTCAcgttagctggaagctgaaactagaagcagagccaaggcttgaaaccaggcactcagggcctggcacggtagtctagcagctaaagttctcaccttgatgggatcccatatgggtgtcagttctaatcccggcggtcccacttcccatccagcttcctgcctatggcctgggaaagcagtcgaggacggcccaaaaccaggggccctacacccatgtgggagatccaaaagaagctcctggcttctgactttggattggctctggctgtggcagcctcttggggagtgaacctgcagatagaagatcttcctctctgtctctcctcctctctatatatctgactttccaaaaaaaaaaaaagaaagaaaaaaaagaaagaataaggcaGCCCAAATAGCTCCCTTGACAATACCTGTATCCTAATCCCTGGGACCTGGCAATGTTCACGTTCATGGTGGGGGAAAAAGGTGCTTTACAGATATGATTAAGATAAATGTCTTGACAAGTGGAGATTATTTTCAATATATGAGCATGCCCTAAATGGCATCCCAGACATCCTCAATAAGAGAAAGGCAAACAGACTGACCAACAGAAGAGGAGAAGTATGACCAGAGGAGAAAAGTGGCAAGCAGTCAAAAGTCAAGGAATGTAGCAGACACCACCAGAAGCTGCGAGAGACCAGAATGAGACTTCTTTAAGTCCCACGGGCCTCCAGAGGGAGTGTGGCCAACCAACTGCTGGCCTCTACAACTGTGGGGGAATAAACTGCTTTTGTTTCGAGGACAAGCAGCATGGGAAAAACAATGGTAATGAGTTAAATGTAACAAGTTTGAAATATATATTagataaatctggaaaaaaaaaaagtctatactGAGATCCGATGTTTCATTGAAGCCATCTCCATTCTCAGGGAGGCTCgtgatgtggcacagtgggtcaagctaCTGCCTATGATGCTAGCATGCTGAATGCTCAGATGAgtgcctgcctgggaaagcagtgtgagaaggcccaagtgtgtggaccgctgccacccacatgagactcGGGTGAaactgcagaatgaaccagtgggtggaagatcactctgtctctcttcctctctggaactcttctttcaaatatagaaattaatcttttaaaaaaaagatatttcaattCTAACTCTCTAGAAGCTCTAAAATGCTCAAGTCTCATGTGTTCTCTAACTTTATTTGGTTTATCAAACTTGAAACTGATGGTTTATATATTCTGTCAATGATGGCATAGCTAAAACAGGTGCCGGCTTCTTAAATACCATCACATCTCCGGAAAGCGTATCCTAGTAACTGGGAAATCAAAGAACCAGTTGTTGTTGTGGATCACTTACTTAAGCCATTCAGGTTGGCAATTTTTTCGATGCAGTTTGTTGACAATGAAAGCTTccttaaaaagaacaaagaaaaaccttAATTAATAAGAAACACTTCAATGATATATCAGTAATCATTCCTCAACAGTGTTGCCCATGGAAGATACGTTTAAGCTGCCTCTTCTTTATACTGAAtccattttttccccttctcaGTCATGGAAACTATTCATTTCTTatgatgttttctgcctttgatTACAAATGTTAACACATAATTTATGTAGAAAAGCAATCAAACAAAAATCTGGggaaatgtattattatttattcatttttaatgtatattaTTCTGTGACTCTGCATCTCACTTTTAGGAATATATCATACTGAAATATTAATACAGAATGCCAATATATTTGTGtaatacaaaatagaaaaaaacataaacatcTACCCACTGAGGTTGGATTATGGGAATACCACACTACCATATGCCCAAAATGAGCCTTGGGGCAggcaggccagcattgtggtatagctgaTTAAGCTGCTGACTACAGTGCCAGCAGCCCGAAGGAGCGTTGGTGCAGGTcgtggatgctccacttccaatccaactccctgctaaggtgcctggaaaagcagggagcctgacctgggctcctaccacccTCCGGCAGAGACCCGACTTCAGCAAGGCTCAGCCACGGCtttggtggccatctggggagtgacccagcagatgcaaggcctTTCTGTCTTgtcctgtaactttgcctttcaaataaataagtaaataaaccttctttttaaagccttttttttaaaaaaaaaaatgaggttggGAATATATCCATGATGCATATCAAACCATCTAGGAAGATGCTTTGGtgagaaaacaaacagaactgTTTAGATGCATTtgtgcagattttctttttcatgtgttaATCATTCAGAAATGTATATTGAAAAAAGTTCCTGCCCcacacattcccttaaatactTTCTTCAGTttgtctaactttttaaaaaaagatttatttattcatttggaagacagagttacagagagagggagagaaaaaaagagagaaatagagtcaATAAtatgctgttcactccccaaataaccaaaacagccatagctgggctggtctgaagccaggagcttcttccaggtctcccatgtgggtgtggaggcacaaggatttgggctgttctctgctgctttcccaggcacattagcagaggtggatcagaagtccagcagccaggacttcaaccagcaATTATATGGGTTGCTGAcatcgcaggtggtggcttcacccactatatcacaatgctgaccccacatATAACATTTGTGGACCTTTGCTATACAttgtacaaatttttaaaaagttatgatttttattggaaagtcagatatatagagaggaggagagacaaagaggaagaccttccctcagctaattcactccccaagtggccacaatcgcTGGAgatgacccaatctgaagccaggaactaggagcttcctccaggtctctcacatgggtgcagggtcccaagactttgggccttcctccgctgcttttccagggcacaagcagggagctggatgggaagtggggccgccgggacacaaactggcacagaaggacagaacaaatgggacAACTACGCCAGCCAAATgatgatagcaaatatctggacaaacggagactctaaagtAGACCAGTCAGCCAGTGGGCATTGACTTGCTCTCTCATCCTTGGATTGCTGAGaccaacaacatttcagaactatcaaaactacctgCGTGAAACCCTCGAAGTGtgtgccacattgtgaccctgggttgatctcaggtggccattcctcatccctgggtttGGGGGGCTGGGTAtggc encodes:
- the DNAL1 gene encoding dynein axonemal light chain 1 isoform X2, which gives rise to MAKATTIKEALARWEEKTGQRPSEAKELKLYAQIPPIEKMDASLSTLSNCEKLSLSTNCIEKIANLNGLKNLRILSLGRNNIKNLNGLEAVGDTLEELWISYNFIEKLKGIHVMKKLKILYMSNNLVKDWAEFVKLAELPCLEDLVFVGNPLEEKHSAESNWIEEATKRVPRLKKLDGTPVIKEDEEEEN
- the DNAL1 gene encoding dynein axonemal light chain 1 isoform X3; protein product: MDASLSTLSNCEKLSLSTNCIEKIANLNGLKNLRILSLGRNNIKNLNGLEAVGDTLEELWISYNFIEKLKGIHVMKKLKILYMSNNLVKDWAEFVKLAELPCLEDLVFVGNPLEEKHSAESNWIEEATKRVPRLKKLDGTPVIKEDEEEEN